In Zingiber officinale cultivar Zhangliang chromosome 1A, Zo_v1.1, whole genome shotgun sequence, a genomic segment contains:
- the LOC122038379 gene encoding cysteine protease ATG4B-like isoform X2, translating to MKDLPEAVVDSKFLKQNLDESVDKETTSNSEHKNLPDTSAKVSLFSSFFTSNFSLFERNPSSFSVENNSSKSSSYGWTTAVKNIINSGSMRRLQDRVLGSSSAVTLSSTSEIWFLGKCYNLSFEESHNPDPGNSFTSFLEDFSSRIWITYRKGFEPIGDSKFTCDVNWGCMIRSSQMLIAQALILHYMGGSWRKPSQKPYDVQYIEILHLFGDSSLCTFSIHNLLKAGKAFGLAAGSWLGPYAMCRTWETIAHAHGEQDEHGEHKQRLPMVLYVVSGDKDGEQGGAPVICIEVVSRRCHDFDKEQLDWAPILFLVPLVLGLEKINPRYIPLLRETFTFPQSLGILGGKPGASTYIVGVQDEKALYLDPHEVQTAVDIKKDDLESDCTSYHCSTVRHLSLDMIDPSLAIGFYCRDKGDFEDFCSRATQLADKSGGAPLFTVAQNLPHSKPISHNDCSALGADINNSDDFYSENLINDQTQEDEWQIL from the exons ATGAAGGACTTGCCTGAGGCAGTTGTGGATTCAAAATTCCTTAAGCAAAATTTAGATGAATCAGTAGATAAAGAAACTACATCTAATTCAGAACATAAGAATCTACCTGATACGTCAGCAAAGGTTTCTTTATTTTCAAGTTTTTTCACATCCAATTTCTCACTTTTTGAAAGAAACCCCAGCTCATTTTCAGTAGAAAACAACTCTAGCAAATCTAGTAGTTATGGCTGGACAACAGCTGTAAAGAACATTATTAATAGTGGCTCAATGAGGAGGCTCCAAGATCGTGTATTAGGATCAAGCAGTGCTGTCACTTTGAGCTCAACCAGTGAAATATGGTTTCTTGGCAAGTGCTACAATCTGTCATTCGAGGAGTCACATAATCCTGATCCGGGCAATAGTTTTACATCTTTTCTAGAAGATTTCTCATCAAGAATATGGATCACTTACCGGAAAG GTTTTGAACCTATTGGGGACTCAAAATTCACATGTGATGTCAACTGGGGGTGTATGATCAGAAGTAGCCAGATGCTTATTGCTCAG GCATTGATTCTTCACTATATGGGGGGATCTTGGAGGAAACCCTCACAAAAG CCATACGATGTTCAGTATATCGAAATTCTACATCTTTTTGGTGACTCAAGCTTATGTACCTTTTCAATACACAATCTTCTTAAAGCTGGGAAGGCTTTTGGTTTGGCTGCTGGATCATGGTTGGGTCCTTATGCTATGTGTCGAACTTGGGAAACCATTGCTCATGCTCACGGAGAGCAAGATGAACATGGTGAACATAAACAAAGGTTGCCTATGGTTCTATATGTTGTTTCAGGTGACAAAGATGGGGAACAAGGTGGAGCTCCAGTTATCTGCATTGAGGTTGTATCTAGACGTTGTCATGATTTTGACAAGGAGCAACTAGACTGGGCACCTATACTCTTTTTGGTTCCTTTGGTTCTTGGACTGGAAAAAATCAACCCCAG ATATATTCCTTTGTTACGTGAAACATTTACATTTCCACAAAGCCTAGGCATTTTAGGTGGTAAACCTGGAGCTTCCACGTACATTGTTGGTGTACAGGATGAGAAGGCATTGTATTTGGATCCTCATGAAGTTCAAACG GCTGTTGATATCAAGAAGGATGATTTGGAAAGTGATTGCACTTCATATCACTGCAG CACTGTGCGTCACCTATCACTAGACATGATTGACCCATCATTAGCCATTGGTTTTTACTGCAGAGATAAAG GAGATTTTGAAGACTTTTGTTCCCGTGCCACTCAGCTTGCAGATAAATCAGGTGGAGCGCCGTTGTTCACTGTTGCCCAAAATCTTCCACACTCGAAACCAATTTCGCACAATGATTGTAGTGCGCTTGGTGCTGATATCAACAATTCGGATGATTTCTACTCAGAAAATCTCATTAATGATCAGACCCAAGAAGATGAATGGCAGATTCTCTGA
- the LOC122038379 gene encoding cysteine protease ATG4B-like isoform X1 produces the protein MRRLQDRVLGSSSAVTLSSTSEIWFLGKCYNLSFEESHNPDPGNSFTSFLEDFSSRIWITYRKGFEPIGDSKFTCDVNWGCMIRSSQMLIAQALILHYMGGSWRKPSQKPYDVQYIEILHLFGDSSLCTFSIHNLLKAGKAFGLAAGSWLGPYAMCRTWETIAHAHGEQDEHGEHKQRLPMVLYVVSGDKDGEQGGAPVICIEVVSRRCHDFDKEQLDWAPILFLVPLVLGLEKINPRYIPLLRETFTFPQSLGILGGKPGASTYIVGVQDEKALYLDPHEVQTAVDIKKDDLESDCTSYHCSTVRHLSLDMIDPSLAIGFYCRDKGDFEDFCSRATQLADKSGGAPLFTVAQNLPHSKPISHNDCSALGADINNSDDFYSENLINDQTQEDEWQIL, from the exons ATGAGGAGGCTCCAAGATCGTGTATTAGGATCAAGCAGTGCTGTCACTTTGAGCTCAACCAGTGAAATATGGTTTCTTGGCAAGTGCTACAATCTGTCATTCGAGGAGTCACATAATCCTGATCCGGGCAATAGTTTTACATCTTTTCTAGAAGATTTCTCATCAAGAATATGGATCACTTACCGGAAAG GTTTTGAACCTATTGGGGACTCAAAATTCACATGTGATGTCAACTGGGGGTGTATGATCAGAAGTAGCCAGATGCTTATTGCTCAG GCATTGATTCTTCACTATATGGGGGGATCTTGGAGGAAACCCTCACAAAAG CCATACGATGTTCAGTATATCGAAATTCTACATCTTTTTGGTGACTCAAGCTTATGTACCTTTTCAATACACAATCTTCTTAAAGCTGGGAAGGCTTTTGGTTTGGCTGCTGGATCATGGTTGGGTCCTTATGCTATGTGTCGAACTTGGGAAACCATTGCTCATGCTCACGGAGAGCAAGATGAACATGGTGAACATAAACAAAGGTTGCCTATGGTTCTATATGTTGTTTCAGGTGACAAAGATGGGGAACAAGGTGGAGCTCCAGTTATCTGCATTGAGGTTGTATCTAGACGTTGTCATGATTTTGACAAGGAGCAACTAGACTGGGCACCTATACTCTTTTTGGTTCCTTTGGTTCTTGGACTGGAAAAAATCAACCCCAG ATATATTCCTTTGTTACGTGAAACATTTACATTTCCACAAAGCCTAGGCATTTTAGGTGGTAAACCTGGAGCTTCCACGTACATTGTTGGTGTACAGGATGAGAAGGCATTGTATTTGGATCCTCATGAAGTTCAAACG GCTGTTGATATCAAGAAGGATGATTTGGAAAGTGATTGCACTTCATATCACTGCAG CACTGTGCGTCACCTATCACTAGACATGATTGACCCATCATTAGCCATTGGTTTTTACTGCAGAGATAAAG GAGATTTTGAAGACTTTTGTTCCCGTGCCACTCAGCTTGCAGATAAATCAGGTGGAGCGCCGTTGTTCACTGTTGCCCAAAATCTTCCACACTCGAAACCAATTTCGCACAATGATTGTAGTGCGCTTGGTGCTGATATCAACAATTCGGATGATTTCTACTCAGAAAATCTCATTAATGATCAGACCCAAGAAGATGAATGGCAGATTCTCTGA